Proteins encoded by one window of Mycolicibacterium cosmeticum:
- a CDS encoding PhoH family protein, whose product MSDSPIRTYVLDTSVLLSDPWACTRFAEHEVVVPLVVISELEAKRHHHELGWFARQALRLFDDLRLEHGRLDQPIPVGTLGGRLHIELNHSDPTVLPVGFRTDTNDARILTCAANLAAEGKHVTLVSKDIPLRVKAGAVGLTADEYHAQDVVTSGWTGMTELDVSAEEIDTLFADGELDLATARDLPCHTGVRLLGGTSSALGRVNADKRVQLVRGDREVFGLRGRSAEQRVALDLLLDESVGIVSLGGKAGTGKSALALCAGLEAVLERRTQRKVVVFRPLYAVGGQDLGYLPGSESEKMGPWAQAVFDTLEGLASPAVLEEVLSRGMLEVLPLTHIRGRSLHDSFVIVDEAQSLERNVLLTVLSRLGAGSRVVLTHDVAQRDNLRVGRHDGVAAVIEKLKGHPLFAHITLMRSERSPIAALVTEMLEEISPEALP is encoded by the coding sequence GTGAGTGATTCGCCGATCAGGACTTATGTGCTCGACACTTCCGTGTTGCTGTCCGATCCCTGGGCGTGCACCCGCTTCGCAGAACACGAAGTCGTGGTGCCGCTCGTGGTCATCAGCGAACTGGAAGCCAAACGGCATCATCACGAACTGGGCTGGTTCGCCCGACAAGCCCTGCGCCTGTTCGACGACCTGCGCCTGGAGCACGGCCGGCTGGACCAGCCGATTCCCGTCGGCACCCTGGGCGGGCGGCTGCACATCGAGCTCAACCACAGCGATCCGACGGTGCTGCCGGTGGGCTTCCGCACCGACACCAACGACGCCCGCATCCTGACCTGCGCGGCCAACCTGGCCGCCGAGGGCAAGCACGTCACCCTGGTCAGCAAGGACATCCCGCTGCGCGTCAAGGCCGGCGCGGTCGGCCTGACCGCCGACGAGTACCACGCCCAGGACGTCGTCACCTCGGGCTGGACCGGGATGACCGAGCTCGACGTCAGTGCCGAGGAGATCGACACCCTGTTCGCCGACGGCGAGCTGGACCTGGCCACCGCGCGGGATCTGCCCTGCCACACCGGCGTTCGTCTGCTGGGCGGCACCTCCTCGGCGCTGGGACGGGTCAACGCCGACAAGCGGGTGCAGCTGGTCCGCGGTGATCGCGAAGTGTTCGGCCTCCGGGGAAGGTCAGCCGAACAACGCGTCGCCCTCGATCTGCTGCTCGACGAGTCGGTCGGCATCGTGTCCCTCGGCGGCAAGGCCGGCACCGGCAAGTCGGCGCTGGCACTGTGCGCCGGGCTGGAGGCGGTGCTGGAGCGCCGCACTCAGCGCAAGGTGGTGGTGTTCCGTCCGCTGTACGCCGTCGGCGGCCAGGACCTGGGCTACCTGCCCGGCAGTGAGAGCGAGAAGATGGGGCCGTGGGCGCAGGCCGTCTTCGACACCTTGGAAGGCCTCGCCAGCCCGGCGGTGCTGGAAGAGGTGCTGTCCCGCGGCATGCTGGAAGTGTTGCCGCTCACCCACATTCGCGGCCGCTCACTGCACGACTCGTTCGTCATCGTCGACGAGGCGCAATCGCTGGAACGCAACGTGTTGCTGACCGTGCTGTCCCGGCTGGGCGCCGGATCGCGGGTGGTGCTCACCCACGACGTCGCCCAGCGCGACAACCTGCGGGTGGGCCGGCACGACGGCGTTGCCGCGGTCATCGAGAAGCTCAAGGGCCACCCGTTGTTCGCGCACATCACCCTGATGCGCAGCGAGCGCTCGCCGATCGCGGCGCTGGTCACCGAGATGCTCGAGGAGATCAGCCCCGAAGCCCTGCCCTGA